One Primulina tabacum isolate GXHZ01 chromosome 10, ASM2559414v2, whole genome shotgun sequence DNA segment encodes these proteins:
- the LOC142505453 gene encoding uncharacterized protein LOC142505453, with protein sequence MTARPKFYLEEMNFRSMEEFWPFYMSQHSKPATRRLHFLGTLFGSMCLICALIFNCLWFLLAAPLVGYGLAWGSHFFVEGNVPEIFMHPLWSTMCDYKMFGLMLIGQMDREIKRLGKRPVLQAY encoded by the coding sequence ATGACGGCAAGACCCAAATTTTACTTGGAAGAAATGAATTTCAGGAGCATGGAAGAGTTCTGGCCTTTTTACATGAGCCAGCACTCGAAACCAGCGACAAGGCGCTTGCATTTCCTTGGGACACTGTTCGGTAGCATGTGTTTGATATGTGCATTGATATTCAACTGCTTGTGGTTTCTGTTAGCCGCTCCTTTGGTTGGGTATGGGTTGGCTTGGGGAAGCCATTTCTTTGTTGAAGGGAATGTTCCTGAAATTTTTATGCACCCTCTCTGGTCTACGATGTGTGATTACAAGATGTTTGGATTAATGCTTATAGGCCAAATGGATAGGGAAATCAAGAGACTCGGGAAGAGGCCTGTTTTGCAAGCCTACTGA
- the LOC142506256 gene encoding uncharacterized protein LOC142506256, giving the protein MAAATEIQLSLKVMMVKESNKVLYAEIDSNFADVLLSFLTLPLGTIVRLLIKHYGNDAPILGSLNSLYAGLLNLDSSHFSSEAGKLMLLYPRNSLETKCRKLKLQIDDTPPVQYFVCGNWTCASMYYSVKCLCPNSANTMTRTDLEIEAQSDDESVFTEKTSSFLLLDNLQIRTNTLASFFQILKSNGIKDTNALEERTLIVGLKEENLCYIELLVFLPPLCFITFVFFIYICSHQIMELLKGSLVSKTPITDMVHLISSATTTSNEGKEFSAYDLPKSKRRKHISSDSKRITVKVLVQKSTNRFLLAQARKDFIDLLFSLLAIPLGSVQSLLGRNTCFGSINNLFWSMRDLELLKHIKIIFGLIKPKIPPHYLSLHQVFSLDKKSSPMIYKQQDSNRVKSFGSASPGSGYTQMKMIDPKGEDGFVKGPTTFMVSDDMVVSPTSSTFIITTLNHLKIPIHDVEEKEVEVGLEEALSILKASLTSICELSEGLKPFLK; this is encoded by the exons ATGGCTGCAGCAACGGAAATTCAACTATCTTTGAAAGTCATGATGGTCAAAGAAAGCAACAAAGTTTTATACGCTGAAATAGATAGCAATTTTGCGGATGTTTTGCTGAGTTTCCTAACGTTACCACTTGGGACAATAGTGCGACTTCTCATCAAGCACTACGGAAACGATGCACCAATTCTTGGAAGTTTGAACTCTTTGTATGCAGGTTTATTGAATTTGGATAGTAGTCATTTCTCGTCGGAGGCGGGTAAACTAATGCTGCTCTATCCAAGAAATTCATTAGAAACCAAATGTAGAAAACTAAAACTCCAGATTGATGATACTCCTCCCGTCCAGTACTTCGTTTGCGGCAATTGGACGTGTGCAAGCATGTACTACAGCGTGAAATGTCTTTGTCCGAATTCAGCAAATACAATGACCAGGACAGATTTGGAGATCGAAGCCCAAAGTGATGACGAAAGCGTATTTACTGAGAAAACATCGTCTTTTCTTTTACTTGATAATTTGCAGATTCGAACTAATACATTAGCATCGTTTTTCCAAATTTTGAAATCAAATGGTATTAAAGACACAAATGCACTCGAGGAAAGAACTCTGATTGTTGGGTTGAAAGAGGAAAATCTTTGTTACATCGAGTTGCTTGTATTCCTCCCACCTCTTTGCTTCATCACTTTCGTATTTTTCATTTATATTTGTTCTCATCAGATAATGGAACTGCTCAAGGGATCGTTGGTTTCCAAAACTCCAATAACTGATATGGTTCACCTGATAAGCTCAGCTACTACTACTTCCAATGAAGGAAAAGAGTTCTCCGCATACGATTTACCTAAGAGTAAGAGGAGAAAACACATTAGTTCAGATTCTAAGAGGATTACCGTGAAAGTCCTTGTGCAAAAATCAACTAATAGATTTCTTTTAGCTCAAGCCCGTAAAGACTTCATTGACCTTCTTTTCAGTTTGCTCGCCATTCCCTTAGGAAGCGTTCAGTCTCTCTTAGGCAGAAACACTTGTTTTGGGAGCATAAATAATTTGTTCTGGAGCATGAGGGATTTGGAATTACTAAAACATATTAAGATAATCTTTGGTTTAATTAAACCAAAAATTCCTCCGCATTATCTTTCCTTGCATCAGGTTTTCTCTCTTGACAAAAAAAGCTCTCCAATGATTTATAAGCAGCAAGACTCTAACAGGGTCAAATCATTTGGATCTGCCTCCCCTGGTTCTGGTTATACTCAAATGAAAATGATCGACCCAAAAGGCGAAGACGGTTTTGTTAAAGGACCCACGACGTTTATGGTGAGTGATGATATGGTGGTGTCTCCTACATCTTCAACTTTTATCATAACGACTCTTAACCACTTGAAAATTCCTATACATGATGTCGAGGAGAAGGAGGTTGAAGTTGGGTTGGAAGAG GCTTTAAGCATATTGAAGGCTTCTCTTACCTCAATTTGTGAATTAAGCGAAGGTCTCAAACCATTCTTAAAGTGA